One Pecten maximus chromosome 7, xPecMax1.1, whole genome shotgun sequence genomic window carries:
- the LOC117331525 gene encoding uncharacterized protein LOC117331525 — MLSSSFPCGEMSTLMADVFRVLQDSVCHQPWTPEILSLLQCANNRELQVTIFGEFQRLSGISSAYHEMGIPIAQQMSTLCRWQFSSFNGVMQYTRSICKGNVYKTICDIRARLDPYMDAMLSLRSPDMECPKETFRCSARRGL; from the exons ATGCTATCGTCATCCTTCCCTTGTGGTGAAATGTCCACTTTAATGGCCGATGTGTTCCGAGTATTACAGGACAGTGTCTGCCATCAACCATGGACACCAG aaatCCTTTCGTTGCTGCAATGTGCGAACAATCGAGAACTTCAAGTGACAATATTCGGTGAATTCCAGAGATTGAGTGGCATTTCCTCGGCATATCACGAGATGGGCATCCCCATAGCACAGCAAATGTCGACCTTGTGTCG GTGGCAGTTCTCGTCCTTTAACGGAGTGATGCAGTACACTAGGTCTATCTGTAAAGGGAATGTCTACAAAACTATTTGTGATATCCGAGCAAGACTTGACCCTTACATGGACGCCATGTTGTCTTTAAGAAGCCCAGACATGGAATGTCCGAAGGAAACATTCAGATGTTCAGCCCGGAGAGGTCTATAG